Sequence from the Nocardia brasiliensis genome:
TTCCAGGCGGAGGGGCGCGAGCCGGAGTTCTTCGATCCGTCGGCGGTCTCGAAGGACGCGACCGGTGCGTCGGTCTCGGGCGAATCCGTCGCCAGGATGCTGGCGATCGCCGCCGGCGTGCTGCTGGTCGTCGGCGTGCTCGTCGCGGCGGTCGTGCTGCTGATGCTGCGTCGTCGCAGGCGCTGAGATGGCGCGCTCGGCGGGCCCACGGCACGCGCGCGAAACCATCGCCGGAATCGTCCTGCGATGGGCGTTGCTGATCGGCTTGGCCACCGTCGCCGCCTTCTGGTTCACCTGGGCCGAATTGGTGCAGGACATCCGGCAAGGCTCCTATCTCGGCTATATCTACGTGCTGCCGGTGCTCGCGGCCTTCGCGGCCATCGGCATCGCGCTGCGGCGCGGTCCGGAACTGCCGATCCACGATCGGCAGACCGACATCATCGTCGGGCTGATCGGTCTCGGCATGAGCGCGGCCGTGCTCGGTCTGCTGGTGCCCCGCTACCGCTACCAGTACGAACTGCTGCATCTGGACGTGCTGGCCGCGTGGCTGTTCCTGATCTCGGGGTGCGTGCTGCTGTTCGGGTTGCGACCGGTCTTCCGATTCTGGCCCGCCTGGCTGCTGCTGCTCGCGGCCTTTCCACCGCTGTACGCGCTGCTGATGGTCACCTTCGGCGGCGGCCGGGTAGCCGCGGGTTTCGTCATGGTGCTGCTCGCGGCCTTCGGCACGGGCATCGGCGCCGCGCGTACCCGGGCTCGGGCCGCGGTCGCCGTGCTGGGCGTGGTCGTGCTCGGCGCGGTGCTCCTGCTCGTACTGCGCGGCTGGTTCCCGGAGGCGCCGATCCTGGTCTATCAGGCGGTTCCGTCGGTGAGCGCGGGTTTCCTCGTCGGTTTGGCGATGTATGTCGATGTGCGCCGGGGACGTTCGATGAAACCGCTGGATCGTCGGATGGAGCCGCTCACCGCGGCGCAGTCCCGCAGCGCGGCGGTGACGGTGGTGATCGTGGCGGCGTTGCTGGCGATCATCCCGCTGCCCGCCGACTACGACCGGAGTTTTCCGCGGGTGCCCGGCCTGGTGATCGCCCGTCCGGACGCGGCGCCGCCGGGCTGGCAGCTTTTGAACGAGCAGGAATACCCGTGGGCACGAAGGTATCTCGGGCAGGACGCGGTGTTCACCCGCAGGATGATCCGGGCCGAGCGCGGTAATCCCGACTGGGACAAGGAATCCCGGCGCCGCCGCGTGGCGATCGACACCGTGCGTTCCAGCGACGGCGACGCGATCGACCGATACCCGGAGTTCGTGCTCTATCGGCTGGTGCAGCCGCGGATCAGCCCACCGGCGCTGATCGACCTCGGCCACGGCATCACCGCCCGGCTCAACACCGTGCTCGACGACCGCAGGCTGCTGAGCTGGACCTGGTTGAGCTGGAATTGGAGTGGCGAGGGCGGTGCGGAGCGGATCAGCCTGATCGCCGCCGACAACCACCTGCCGGAGGCCGAGTTCCCGGTGCCGCAACGCTCGATCACGGCGAACTTCGACAACCTGATGAATCAGTTCCTGCGGGGCAACGCCATCGTCCTGGACTCGCAATCCAGTTCGGTGGAGGCCGATTCCGAGCACAAGGACCGGGAGATGCTGACGACACTCGCCCAGAACATCGTGCGCACCAGAACCGAGCAGCCGTGACCGCCGCACTCGATCCCGAATCCGAGCCGTTCAAGGCCCGCGCGCTGCACGCGGCGGTGCACGGCCTGCGCGAGTCCGACCCGATGGCCTCGGCGTCGGTCGCGTTCCTGCCCTGGCAGCGCAACACCCTGCTGCTCGCGCTGCTCGTGATCGTCGGCTGTGCGGTGGTTTTCCCGCTGGAAACGCTGACTGTCCTTGTCGCGGTGTGCACCCTGGGCTATCTGGTGGTGCTCGCCGACCGCGTCCTGATCTTCACGCGCGGCATGGATCGCGACGCGATCATGACCGTGGACGACGAACGCGCCCGCGCGCTCACCGACGAGCAGCTGCCGCCCTACACGATCCTGGTGCCGGCCTACGGCGAGCCCGAGGTGGTCGGCGACCTCATCGGCGCATTGAGCGCCATCGACTATCCGCGCGACCGGCTGCAGGTGCTGCTCCTGCTGGAGGAGGACGACGCGCCGACCATCGACGCCGCCCGCGCCGCCGGAATAGGCACGGGCGGAAACGAACACATCACCGTGGTACTCGTGCCCGCGGCCGACCCGCGCACCAAACCCAAGGCGTGCAACTACGGGCTGCAGCGGGCCACCGGCGACATCGTCACCATCTACGACGCCGAGGACATCCCCGATCCGCTCCAATTGCGCAGGGTCGTGGCGGCTTTCGCCGAACTGCCGCCCTCGGTGGTCTGCATCCAGGCCAAGCTCGCCTTCCACAACGCCAAGCAGAACCTGCTCACCGCGTGGTTCACCATGGACTACGGGCTGTGGTTCGGGTTCCTGCTGCCCGGGTTGATGCGCAGCCGCGCGCCGATTCCGCTGGGCGGCACCTCGAATCACTTCAACCGCGAGGTGGTGACCGCGATCGGCGCCTGGGATCCCTACAACGTCACCGAGGACGCCGACCTGGGGGTGCGCATCGCCGCCTCGGGATACTCGACCGCGGTCATCGACTCGATAACGCTGGAGGAGGCCAACCCCGATCCGATCAACTGGGTCCGGCAACGCTCGCGCTGGTACAAGGGCTATCTGCAGAGCTGGCTTGTACACACCCGGCGGCCGATGCGGTTGTGGCGCAGCATCGGAACCGTCAGCTTCGTCCGCTTCACCCTGATCCTCGCAGGCACGCCGATCATCGCCTGCCTGAATCTGGTGTTCTGGTTCATCAGCATCGCCTGGATCCTCGGGCAGCCCAGCGTGATCGGCAGTCTGTTCCCCTCGGTCGTCTACTTCCCCGCGCTCATCGCGCTGGTCATCGGCAACGCCGCGACGGTCTACATGAATCTACTGGCCTGCCGGGAGAACAACCGGCCCGATCTGCTGGTCGCCTGTCTGACCTCGCCGCTCTACTGGCTGATGATGAGCATCGCCTCGACCAAGGGCTGCTGGCAGCTGCTGCGTAATCCGTCGTACTGGGAGAAGACCTTTCACGGTCTCGGTACCTCGTCGGAGGCGGCGAAATGACCGCGGGGCGGCGGCTGCCGACGGCGATCTTCGGCGCGGCCACACTGCTGTATCTGGTCACCGGCACCTGGCTGACGGCCGGGCGCGGCTTCCTGATGGGCGATGCGCTGAGCCGGGTCTCGGCCACCCAGGCGGCGCTGTTCAGCCGCGACCCACACCTGTCGGCCATCGGCTTCGTCTTCACGCCGTTGACGTCGCTGGCACAGCTGCCGATGGTCGCGTTCGAGCCGCTGCTG
This genomic interval carries:
- a CDS encoding exosortase/archaeosortase family protein; this encodes MARSAGPRHARETIAGIVLRWALLIGLATVAAFWFTWAELVQDIRQGSYLGYIYVLPVLAAFAAIGIALRRGPELPIHDRQTDIIVGLIGLGMSAAVLGLLVPRYRYQYELLHLDVLAAWLFLISGCVLLFGLRPVFRFWPAWLLLLAAFPPLYALLMVTFGGGRVAAGFVMVLLAAFGTGIGAARTRARAAVAVLGVVVLGAVLLLVLRGWFPEAPILVYQAVPSVSAGFLVGLAMYVDVRRGRSMKPLDRRMEPLTAAQSRSAAVTVVIVAALLAIIPLPADYDRSFPRVPGLVIARPDAAPPGWQLLNEQEYPWARRYLGQDAVFTRRMIRAERGNPDWDKESRRRRVAIDTVRSSDGDAIDRYPEFVLYRLVQPRISPPALIDLGHGITARLNTVLDDRRLLSWTWLSWNWSGEGGAERISLIAADNHLPEAEFPVPQRSITANFDNLMNQFLRGNAIVLDSQSSSVEADSEHKDREMLTTLAQNIVRTRTEQP
- a CDS encoding glycosyltransferase, encoding MTAALDPESEPFKARALHAAVHGLRESDPMASASVAFLPWQRNTLLLALLVIVGCAVVFPLETLTVLVAVCTLGYLVVLADRVLIFTRGMDRDAIMTVDDERARALTDEQLPPYTILVPAYGEPEVVGDLIGALSAIDYPRDRLQVLLLLEEDDAPTIDAARAAGIGTGGNEHITVVLVPAADPRTKPKACNYGLQRATGDIVTIYDAEDIPDPLQLRRVVAAFAELPPSVVCIQAKLAFHNAKQNLLTAWFTMDYGLWFGFLLPGLMRSRAPIPLGGTSNHFNREVVTAIGAWDPYNVTEDADLGVRIAASGYSTAVIDSITLEEANPDPINWVRQRSRWYKGYLQSWLVHTRRPMRLWRSIGTVSFVRFTLILAGTPIIACLNLVFWFISIAWILGQPSVIGSLFPSVVYFPALIALVIGNAATVYMNLLACRENNRPDLLVACLTSPLYWLMMSIASTKGCWQLLRNPSYWEKTFHGLGTSSEAAK